A genomic window from Labrus bergylta chromosome 7, fLabBer1.1, whole genome shotgun sequence includes:
- the prmt7 gene encoding protein arginine N-methyltransferase 7: MKTFCGRANPTTGALDWVEESEEYDYHQEIARSCYADMLHDRDRNEKYYQGIQAAVARVKQRGEKVIVLDIGTGTGLLSMMAVTAGADFCYAVEVFKPMAEAAQCIVKKNGFSDKIKIINKHSTDVTVGPDGDMQTKANVLITELFDTELIGEGALPSYEHAHRNLVLEGCEAVPHRATVYAQLVESELLWSWAQMQPVEVEGARVVPPPAVAHCAGAHSVCDIQLSQVSPNSFNPLGPLCTMFSVDFSKPVSSALQTHSSQFASQSDGRAHVVLSWWDLDMDPSGSIVCSMAPSWTYPQPKSAPWRDHWMQSVYFLPVESTVTKGEELSLTVCHDDYSLWYSLRPHSQQNSQNEAPPSRPCCTCQAHLVWNRPRFGELNDRRRTESYVSALRSVLKEDSVCLSVSDGSLLPVFAHILGAKKVYSLENSRMSKQVIEQVLEANLKKGGVELLEIRPEQLTSSDVGGEQISVLMGEPYFSTSLLPWHSLFFWYCRTALAGLLRPDATMLPRSATLHMMAVEFQDLWRIRAPCGTCEGFDVTPMDEMVQRSLDFRESREAEPHPLWEYPCRALTQSSAVMTFDFTECVPKQPINSQGSLPLIRVGRCHGIALWMEYHLTDDIIVSAGLVGPISEQGECEWSRHRKQGVYFLSSPWDSSGDGRAAVSYNYTFEPTLGDIKMDFSIQS; this comes from the exons ATGAAGACCTTCTGTGGAAGAGCCAACCCGACCACTGGAGCTTTAGACTGGgtggaggagagcgaggagtACGACTACCACCAGGAGATAGCCAG gtCCTGCTACGCGGACATGCTCCATGACCGTGACAGG AATGAGAAGTACTACCAAGGCATCCAGGCAGCTGTGGCCAGAGTAAAGCAGCGGGGTGAGAAGGTCATCGTGTTAGACATCGGGACAGGAACAGGCCTGCTGTCCATGATGGCTGTCACCGCTGGAGCCGACTTCTGCTATGCTGTCGAG GTTTTTAAGCCCATGGCTGAAGCAGCACAGTGCATTGTGAAGAAGAACGGCTTCTCTGACAAGATCAAGATTATTAATAAACACTCAACGGATGTCACTGTTGGGCCAG ATGGAGACATGCAAACGAAGGCCAATGTTCTGATCACTGAGCTGTTTGATACAGAGCTGATAGGTGAAGGAGCCCTGCCGAGCTATGAACATGCTCACAGAAATCTAGTCCTG GAGGGTTGCGAGGCGGTTCCTCATCGGGCCACCGTCTACGCTCAGCTGGTGGAGTCTGAGCTTCTGTGGAGCTGGGCTCAGATGCAGCcggtggaggtggagggggcCCGTGTGGTCCCACCGCCTGCAGTGGCCCACTGTGCTGGAGCTCATTCCGTGTGTGACATCCAGCTGAGCCAGGTGTCTCCTAACAGCTTCAACCCGCTGGGTCCCCTCTGCACCATGTTCAG TGTGGATTTCAGTAAACCAGTCAGCAGCGCGCTTCAGACCCACTCCTCCCAGTTTGCGTCTCAGTCGGATGGTCGGGCCCACGTGGTGCTGTCCTGGTGGGACCTGGACATGGATCCCAGTGGAAGCATTGTCTGCAGCATGGCTCCCAGCTGGACGTACCCACAGCCGAAGAGCGCTCCA tgGAGGGACCACTGGATGCAGAGTGTGTACTTCCTGCCTGTGGAGAGCACAGTGACCAAAGGAGAGGAGCTGAGTCTCACTGTGTGCCATGATGACTACAGTCTGTGGTACAGTCTGCGGCCTCACAG CCAACAGAACTCACAGAACGAGGCTCCTCCCTCTCGGCCGTGTTGTACCTGTCAGGCTCACCTGGTGTGGAATCGTCCACGTTTTGGAGAACTCAACGACAGACGGCGCACAGAGAGCTACGTCAGCGCTCTACGCAGT GTCCTGAAGGAGGACAGTGTGTGTCTTAGTGTGAGTGATGGGAGTCTGCTTCCTGTGTTTGCGCACATACTCGGAGCCAAAAAG GTCTACAGTTTGGAAAACTCCAGAATGTCCAAACAGGTTATTGAACAG GTGTTGGAAGCCAACTTGAAGAAAGGAGGTGTGGAGCTGCTTGAGATCAGGCCTGAGCAGCTGACCAGCAGTGATGTAGGAGGGGAACAG ATCTCAGTCCTGATGGGTGAGCCGTACTTCAGCACCAGCCTCTTACCCTGgcactctctcttcttctggtACTGTCGGACGGCCCTGGCAGGCCTCCTCCGGCCAGACGCCACCATGCTGCCCCGCTCTGCCACACTGCACATGATGGCTGTAGAGTTCCAG GATTTGTGGAGGATACGAGCACCGTGTGGAACATGTGAAGGCTTTGACGTAACACCCATGGATGAAATGGTCCAG AGATCTCTGGATTTCCGTGAGTCCCGTGAGGCCGAGCCCCACCCTCTCTGGGAGTACCCGTGTCGTGCTCTGACCCAGTCCTCAGCCGTCATGACCTTTGACTTTACAGAGTGTGTCCCTAAACAGCCAATCAACAGTCAGGGCTCGCTCCCTCTCATAAG GGTTGGTCGTTGCCATGGTATTGCGTTGTGGATGGAATATCATCTAACCGATGACATCATTGTCAGTGCAGGTCTGgtaggaccaatcagtgagcag GGCGAGTGTGAGTGGAGTCGACACAGGAAACAGGGAGTGTATTTTCTCAGCTCACCGTGGGACAGTTCAGGTGATGGCCGAGCAGCAGTGTCTTACAACTACACGTTTGAACCCACTTTAGGAGACATTAAGATGGACTTCAGCATCCAGTCCTAG
- the exoc3l1 gene encoding exocyst complex component 3-like protein isoform X1, whose product MSAGNQKSFGDKPEDRVSVVEIWPEVARAECLARGAALKWASGVFCRPEHLERLSQYRKRESQRTTSIHTRLKSMVQSYLEGVGWGLEQLREARTELKEVSHTLKKAGLESNGNSEGVKSLERLREVSVNHSQLLSAVSNLPRLYSVRSMVLETERLVESRRLLEAHARLMDLERWQDDILWQLHGATGNGLSTEDQELVDKYFSGVGQLVDALGKELWAVVSSSLALARQNPTPFVSAVRIVEREETLDRALLEERGGNRGNTRPLPRGRPRCWRACFFQVLEEAVSARFRSVSYLHTRGPGLAGHLSALQHGIMADLTTVRHLLEHCVPSHYQLTGAYLRASHRCLHAHLAQVSSWDLESGEIFAVLNWVLHIFTSPDMMGHPELVGVMEKEELGPLISPEGLEQLQNKYVQSVRKSVSEWMHKALQVELQDWQRDQEPDTDHEGFYHTSLPTIITQMLEENARVALMIGESLRDQIIQMGLYEMENLLNRFREALVEFGKEHRRDPSNRKSKFYLHYLLASISNCIILKQSTESLRQQQSSRIVSQFSRTPPNPLAALDRAVRRACRLVMDQLLLDLQPLLPGLLTRPWLVQGEPVPKLCHVLERHLELYSRVRPPCRERLQEEAQWLMVVEYVRALMQKRLVCRGADERKQLAQQMVQDEQLFREMFHGLDGEGSVPEVNPLALLPILADFIRLKDPGMLTLEVTGLAAKYPDIGEEHVSVLMDIRSDVSRDIRGSVLDLLEQSAPPLPAGYRPIFTDILVRPSSLVFCLPTAKCA is encoded by the exons ATGTCAGCGGGGAATCAGAAGAGTTTTGGGGACAAACCAGAAG ACAGGGTGTCAGTGGTTGAGATATGGCCAGAAGTGGCAAGGGCGGAGTGTTTGGCCCGAGGTGCTGCCTTGAAGTGGGCTTCAGGGGTTTTCTGCCGACCTGAGCATCTGGAGCGCCTGAGCCAgtacaggaagagagagagtcagaggacCACCTCCATACACACCAGACTAAAG TCCATGGTCCAGTCGTACCTGGAGGGGGTAGGTTGGGGTCTGGAGCAGCTCAGGGAGGCCAGGACGGAGCTTAAGGAGGTGTCACACACTTTAAAGAAAGCTGGACTGGAGTCCAATGGAAACTCAGAGGGGGTGAAGTCTCTGGAGAGGCTGAGAGAAGTGTCCGTCAATCACAGTCAGCTCCTCTCTGCCGTCAGCAACCTGCCACGACTTTACTCTG TGCGTAGCATGGTGTTGGAGACAGAGCGTCTGGTGGAGTCCCGGCGACTCCTGGAAGCCCACGCCCGGCTGATGGATCTGGAGCGCTGGCAGGATGACATCCTCTGGCAGCTCCATGGAGCCACAGGAAATGGGCTCAGCACAGAAGACCAGGAGCTGGTGGACAAGTATTTCTCTGGTGTCGGACAGCTGGTGGACGCTTTGG GTAAGGAGCTGTGGGCGGTGGTGAGCAGTAGTCTGGCTCTGGCTAGACAAAACCCCACTCCATTTGTTTCAGCTGTGAGGATAGTGGAGCGGGAGGAGACCCTGGACCGAGCTTTACTGGAGGAGCGAGGGGGAAACAGAGGCAACACGCGTCCCCTGCCCCGTGGGAGACCTCGCTGCTGGAGAGCATGCTTCTTCCAGGTACTTGAGGAGGCGGTTTCTGCCCGCTTTCGCAGTGTTTCCTACCTGCACACTCGAGGTCCAGGTCTGGCAGGCCACCTTTCTGCCCTCCAGCACGGTATCATGGCTGACCTTACCACCGTACGCCACCTGCTGGAGCACTGCGTCCCCTCACACTATCAGCTGACGGGAGCCTACCTGAGGGCCAGCCACCGCTGTTTACACGCTCACCTGGCACAG GTTAGCAGCTGGGACCTGGAGAGTGGAGAAATCTTTGCTGTGCTTAACTGGGTGCTCCACATCTTCACCAG TCCTGACATGATGGGTCATCCCGAGCTGGTGGGTGTGATGGAGAAAGAAGAACTGGGACCTCTGATCTCTCCTGAAGGGCTGGAGCAGCTGCAGAACAAATATGTGCAGAGTGTTCGG AAGAGTGTATCAGAGTGGATGCACAAAGCGCTTCAGGTGGAGCTCCAGGACTGGCAGAGAGACCAGGAGCCCGATACAGACCATGAAGGTTTCTACCACACCAGCCTGCCCACTATCATCACACAG ATGTTGGAGGAGAACGCTCGGGTGGCTCTGATGATTGGCGAGTCCTTGCGAGATCAGATCATACAGATGGGACTGTACGAGATGGAGAACCTTCTTAACAG GTTTCGAGAAGCACTGGTGGAATTTGGGAAGGAGCATCGCAGGGATCCAAGCAACAGAAAAAGCAAGTTCTACCTCCACTACCTGCTGGCCTCCATCAGCAACTGCATCATCCTCAA ACAGTCCACAGAGAGCCTGCGGCAGCAGCAGTCGTCCCGCATAGTGAGCCAGTTCTCTCGGACTCCTCCAAACCCTCTGGCAGCGCTTGACCGGGCGGTGAGACGAGCGTGTCGCCTGGTGATGGATCAGCTCCTGCTGGACCTTCAGCCTCTCCTCCCAGGCCTGCTGACCCGACCCTGGCTGGTCCAGGGAGAACCCGTCCCCAAACTCTGCCACGTCCTGGAGCGTCACCTAGAGCTGTACAGTCGTGTTCGACCTCCCTGCAGAGAG cgTCTGCAGGAGGAGGCCCAGTGGCTGATGGTGGTGGAGTATGTCAGGGCTCTGATGCAGAAGAGGCTGGTGTGTCGGGGCGCAGACGAGAGGAAGCAGCTCGCTCAGCAGATGGTTCAAGACGAGCAGCTGTTCAGAGAGATGTTTCACGGCCTG GATGGTGAAGGGTCAGTGCCTGAAGTGAATCCTCTGGCCTTACTCCCCATCCTGGCTGATTTCATCCGACTGAAAGACCCTGGAATGCTAACCCTGGAAGTTACCGGACTTGCAGCCAAATACCCTGACATCGG TGAAGAGCATGTTTCTGTGCTGATGGACATTCGAAGTGACGTTTCCAGGGACATCAGAGGGTCTGTGCTGGACTTGTTGGAGCAGAGTGCCCCCCCTCTCCCTGCAGGGTACCGGCCCATCTTCACTGACATCCTGGTGCGCCCCTCGTCCCTGGTCTTCTGCCTGCCCACTGCCAAGTGTGCATGA
- the exoc3l1 gene encoding exocyst complex component 3-like protein isoform X2: MVQSYLEGVGWGLEQLREARTELKEVSHTLKKAGLESNGNSEGVKSLERLREVSVNHSQLLSAVSNLPRLYSVRSMVLETERLVESRRLLEAHARLMDLERWQDDILWQLHGATGNGLSTEDQELVDKYFSGVGQLVDALGKELWAVVSSSLALARQNPTPFVSAVRIVEREETLDRALLEERGGNRGNTRPLPRGRPRCWRACFFQVLEEAVSARFRSVSYLHTRGPGLAGHLSALQHGIMADLTTVRHLLEHCVPSHYQLTGAYLRASHRCLHAHLAQVSSWDLESGEIFAVLNWVLHIFTSPDMMGHPELVGVMEKEELGPLISPEGLEQLQNKYVQSVRKSVSEWMHKALQVELQDWQRDQEPDTDHEGFYHTSLPTIITQMLEENARVALMIGESLRDQIIQMGLYEMENLLNRFREALVEFGKEHRRDPSNRKSKFYLHYLLASISNCIILKQSTESLRQQQSSRIVSQFSRTPPNPLAALDRAVRRACRLVMDQLLLDLQPLLPGLLTRPWLVQGEPVPKLCHVLERHLELYSRVRPPCRERLQEEAQWLMVVEYVRALMQKRLVCRGADERKQLAQQMVQDEQLFREMFHGLDGEGSVPEVNPLALLPILADFIRLKDPGMLTLEVTGLAAKYPDIGEEHVSVLMDIRSDVSRDIRGSVLDLLEQSAPPLPAGYRPIFTDILVRPSSLVFCLPTAKCA, translated from the exons ATGGTCCAGTCGTACCTGGAGGGGGTAGGTTGGGGTCTGGAGCAGCTCAGGGAGGCCAGGACGGAGCTTAAGGAGGTGTCACACACTTTAAAGAAAGCTGGACTGGAGTCCAATGGAAACTCAGAGGGGGTGAAGTCTCTGGAGAGGCTGAGAGAAGTGTCCGTCAATCACAGTCAGCTCCTCTCTGCCGTCAGCAACCTGCCACGACTTTACTCTG TGCGTAGCATGGTGTTGGAGACAGAGCGTCTGGTGGAGTCCCGGCGACTCCTGGAAGCCCACGCCCGGCTGATGGATCTGGAGCGCTGGCAGGATGACATCCTCTGGCAGCTCCATGGAGCCACAGGAAATGGGCTCAGCACAGAAGACCAGGAGCTGGTGGACAAGTATTTCTCTGGTGTCGGACAGCTGGTGGACGCTTTGG GTAAGGAGCTGTGGGCGGTGGTGAGCAGTAGTCTGGCTCTGGCTAGACAAAACCCCACTCCATTTGTTTCAGCTGTGAGGATAGTGGAGCGGGAGGAGACCCTGGACCGAGCTTTACTGGAGGAGCGAGGGGGAAACAGAGGCAACACGCGTCCCCTGCCCCGTGGGAGACCTCGCTGCTGGAGAGCATGCTTCTTCCAGGTACTTGAGGAGGCGGTTTCTGCCCGCTTTCGCAGTGTTTCCTACCTGCACACTCGAGGTCCAGGTCTGGCAGGCCACCTTTCTGCCCTCCAGCACGGTATCATGGCTGACCTTACCACCGTACGCCACCTGCTGGAGCACTGCGTCCCCTCACACTATCAGCTGACGGGAGCCTACCTGAGGGCCAGCCACCGCTGTTTACACGCTCACCTGGCACAG GTTAGCAGCTGGGACCTGGAGAGTGGAGAAATCTTTGCTGTGCTTAACTGGGTGCTCCACATCTTCACCAG TCCTGACATGATGGGTCATCCCGAGCTGGTGGGTGTGATGGAGAAAGAAGAACTGGGACCTCTGATCTCTCCTGAAGGGCTGGAGCAGCTGCAGAACAAATATGTGCAGAGTGTTCGG AAGAGTGTATCAGAGTGGATGCACAAAGCGCTTCAGGTGGAGCTCCAGGACTGGCAGAGAGACCAGGAGCCCGATACAGACCATGAAGGTTTCTACCACACCAGCCTGCCCACTATCATCACACAG ATGTTGGAGGAGAACGCTCGGGTGGCTCTGATGATTGGCGAGTCCTTGCGAGATCAGATCATACAGATGGGACTGTACGAGATGGAGAACCTTCTTAACAG GTTTCGAGAAGCACTGGTGGAATTTGGGAAGGAGCATCGCAGGGATCCAAGCAACAGAAAAAGCAAGTTCTACCTCCACTACCTGCTGGCCTCCATCAGCAACTGCATCATCCTCAA ACAGTCCACAGAGAGCCTGCGGCAGCAGCAGTCGTCCCGCATAGTGAGCCAGTTCTCTCGGACTCCTCCAAACCCTCTGGCAGCGCTTGACCGGGCGGTGAGACGAGCGTGTCGCCTGGTGATGGATCAGCTCCTGCTGGACCTTCAGCCTCTCCTCCCAGGCCTGCTGACCCGACCCTGGCTGGTCCAGGGAGAACCCGTCCCCAAACTCTGCCACGTCCTGGAGCGTCACCTAGAGCTGTACAGTCGTGTTCGACCTCCCTGCAGAGAG cgTCTGCAGGAGGAGGCCCAGTGGCTGATGGTGGTGGAGTATGTCAGGGCTCTGATGCAGAAGAGGCTGGTGTGTCGGGGCGCAGACGAGAGGAAGCAGCTCGCTCAGCAGATGGTTCAAGACGAGCAGCTGTTCAGAGAGATGTTTCACGGCCTG GATGGTGAAGGGTCAGTGCCTGAAGTGAATCCTCTGGCCTTACTCCCCATCCTGGCTGATTTCATCCGACTGAAAGACCCTGGAATGCTAACCCTGGAAGTTACCGGACTTGCAGCCAAATACCCTGACATCGG TGAAGAGCATGTTTCTGTGCTGATGGACATTCGAAGTGACGTTTCCAGGGACATCAGAGGGTCTGTGCTGGACTTGTTGGAGCAGAGTGCCCCCCCTCTCCCTGCAGGGTACCGGCCCATCTTCACTGACATCCTGGTGCGCCCCTCGTCCCTGGTCTTCTGCCTGCCCACTGCCAAGTGTGCATGA